In one window of Arachis ipaensis cultivar K30076 chromosome B06, Araip1.1, whole genome shotgun sequence DNA:
- the LOC107647259 gene encoding uncharacterized protein LOC107647259, whose translation MRERELKQRTECEFCESGFRLIYSHHPDLRFTYPCNSFVIGSDEDFQVLFHCRQQFFEVRTPELLAKFVDVVSNSGSSNQNPQPSSTVACFSLMQVGASSFVPVIEPEAVLVASPSFAADLNCTRDGEIDDTGPFGDVAIAMTATPDVVLDSRQGGAPNGVEDVLQDDDHDDDVEPVTVVDDNDDDIARSTPAGDGGAASSGMHLRQRKGIWEIKRYNGPHTCLATSISSDHRRLDYYVISAFILPMIRVIAAVSIKVLLNATKAHLVLDRFTGGFGWLSRSVDGTQLYGKHNGTLLVAIAHDGNSNIIHVAFALVEGENAESWSFFLSHLRQHVTHQPSILVISDRNNRIKAALEAPDGCWLPPNTCWAFCI comes from the exons ATGAGAGAGCGTGAATTGAAGCAGAGAACAGAGTGCGAGTTTTGTGAGAGCGGGTTTCGCCTTATTTATAGCCACCACCCAGATCTGAGATTCACTTACccc TGCAATTCCTTCGTCATAGGCAGCGACGAAGATTTTCAAGTTCTGTTCCATTGTCGTCAGCAATTTTTCGAGGTGAGGACCCCTGAGCTATTGGCCAAGTTTGTAGATGTGGTCTCTAATTCAGGAAGTTCAAACCAGAATCCTCAGCCTTCATCCACGGTAGCCTGCTTTAGTTTGATGCAGGTTGGTGCCTCTTCATTTGTGCCCGTGATTGAGCCTGAGGCAGTTTTGGTTGCCTCCCCATCATTCGCTGCTGATCTAAACTGTACTCGTGACGGAGAAATAGATGATACTGGACCCTTCGGTGATGTTGCGATTGCAATGACTGCTACTCCTGATGTGGTACTGGATTCCCGACAAGGTGGAGCACCAAATGGTGTGGAAGATGTACTGcaggatgatgatcatgatgatgatgtAGAGCCCGTCACGGTTGTCGATGATAACGATGATGACATAGCGAGGAGTACTCCAGCTGGGGATGGTGGAGCAGCTAGTTCAGGAATGCA TCTCCGCCAGCGTAAAGGTATTTGGGAGATAAAACGGTACAATGGACCGCATACTTGTCTGGCTACTTCGATATCTAGTGATCACAGGAGGCTTGATTACTATGTGATCTCGGCCTTCATACTGCCTATGATTAGAGTCATTGCTGCCGTGTCGATCAAGGTACTGCTAAATGCGACAAAGGCCCATTTGGTTTTAGACCGATTTACAGGAGGGTTCGGTTGGCTAAGCAGAAG TGTTGACGGGACCCAGTTGTACGGCAAACACAATGGTACACTGCTCGTTGCGATTGCTCATGATGGTAATTCCAATATCATTCATGTTGCATTCGCACTTGTGGAGGGTGAGAATGCAGAATCGTGGTCATTCTTCTTATCCCACCTTCGACAACACGTAACGCATCAACCAAGTATTCTTGTCATATCGGATAGGAACAACAGGATCAAGGCTGCACTAGAGGCTCCTGATGGTTGTTGGCTTCCGCCTAATACATGCTGGGCATTTTGTATCTGA
- the LOC107604827 gene encoding 5-methyltetrahydropteroyltriglutamate--homocysteine methyltransferase 2, which yields MASHIVGYPRMGPKRELKFALESFWDGKSSAEDLKKVAADLRASIWKQMADAGIKYIPSNTFSYYDQVLDATATLGAVPPRYGWTGGEIGFDTYFSMARGNATVPAMEMTKWFDTNYHFIVPELGPEVKFTYASHKAVEEYKEAKALGVETVPVLIGPVSYLLLSKPAKGVEKTFSLLSLLPKVLAVYKEVIADLKAAGATWIQFDEPTLVLDLDAHKLQAFTDAYAELAPVLSGLNVLIETYFADIPAETYKTLTSLNGVTAYGFDLVRGTQTIDLIKGGFPSGKYLFAGVVDGRNIWANDLAGSLSTLHALEGIVGKDKLVVSTSCSLLHTAVDLVNETKLDDEIKSWLAFAAQKVVEVNALAHALAGHKNEAFFFANTAAQASRKSSPRVTNEAVQKAAAALKGSDHRRATNVSARLDAQQKKLNLPILPTTTIGSFPQTPELRRVRREFKAGKISEEEYVTSIKEEIRKVVELQEELDIDVLVHGEPERNDMVEYFGEQLSGFAFTVNGWVQSYGSRCVKPPIIYGDVSRPKPMTVFWSSAAQSMTKRPMKGMLTGPVTILNWSFVRNDQPRSETTYQIALAIKDEVEDLEKAGINVIQIDEAALREGLPLRKSEQAHYLDWAVHAFRITNVGVQDTTQIHTHMCYSNFNDIIHSIIDMDADVITIENSRSDEKLLSVFREGVKYGAGIGPGVYDIHSPRIPPTEEIADRINKMLAVLEKNILWVNPDCGLKTRKYTEVKPALTNMVAAAKLIRNELAK from the exons ATGGCTTCGCATATTGTTGGATACCCTCGCATGGGCCCCAAGAGAGAGCTCAAGTTCGCTCTTGAGTCCTTCTGGGATGGCAAGAGCAGCGCCGAGGATTTGAAGAAGGTTGCTGCTGATCTCAGGGCATCCATCTGGAAACAGATGGCAGATGCCGGGATCAAGTACATCCCCAGCAATACTTTCTCTTACTACGACCAGGTTCTGGATGCCACTGCCACCCTTGGTGCTGTCCCTCCCCGTTATGGCTGGACCGGCGGTGAGATCGGGTTTGACACCTACTTTTCTATGGCCAGGGGTAACGCCACCGTCCCTGCAATGGAGATGACCAAGTGGTTCGACACCAACTA CCACTTCATTGTCCCTGAGTTGGGCCCCGAAGTGAAGTTCACATATGCCTCCCACAAGGCAGTTGAAGAGTACAAGGAGGCCAAGGCG CTTGGAGTTGAAACTGTCCCAGTCCTCATTGGCCCAGTTTCATACTTGTTGCTCTCCAAGCCTGCCAAGGGTGTTGAGAAGACCTTCTCTCTCCTCTCACTTCTCCCCAAGGTCCTCGCCGTCTACAA GGAAGTCATTGCTGACCTTAAGGCAGCTGGAGCTACATGGATCCAATTTGATGAGCCTACCCTTGTGTTGGACCTTGATGCTCACAAGTTGCAAGCATTTACTGATGCATATGCAGAACTTGCACCTGTTCTCTCTGGCTTGAATGTTCTTATTGAGACCTACTTTGCTGACATCCCTGCTGAGACATACAAGACCCTTACATCTCTGAATGGTGTCACCGCATATGGATTTGATTTGGTCCGTGGAACTCAGACTATTGATTTGATCAAGGGTGGATTCCCCAGTGGAAAATACCTCTTCGCTGGAGTTGTTGATGGAAGGAACATTTGGGCTAATGATCTTGCTGGTTCTCTCAGCACACTGCATGCTCTTGAAGGCATTGTCGGCAAAG ATAAGCTTGTTGTATCCACCTCCTGCTCACTTCTTCACACTGCTGTTGATCTTGTTAATGAGACCAAGTTGGATGATGAGATCAAGTCATGGCTAGCTTTTGCAGCCCAAAAAGTTGTTGAAGTAAATGCTTTAGCTCATGCATTGGCTGGTCACAAGAACGAG GCCTTCTTCTTTGCCAACACTGCCGCCCAAGCTTCAAGAAAGTCATCCCCAAGAGTGACCAATGAAGCTGTTCAGAAGGCT GCTGCTGCGTTGAAGGGTTCTGACCATCGCCGTGCCACTAACGTCAGTGCCAGATTGGATGCTCAACAAAAGAAGCTTAACCTTCCAATCCTCCCAACTACCACCATTGGATCCTTCCCTCAGACCCCCGAGTTGAGGAGGGTGCGCCGTGAATTCAAGGCTGGAAA GATCTCTGAGGAAGAATATGTTACATCAATCAAGGAGGAAATCCGCAAAGTTGTTGAACTCCAAGAAGAGCTTGATATTGATGTCTTGGTCCATGGAGAGCCTGAG AGGAATGATATGGTTGAGTACTTTGGAGAGCAGTTGTCAGGTTTTGCCTTCACTGTTAACGGGTGGGTGCAATCCTATGGATCTCGCTGTGTGAAGCCACCAATCATTTATGGTGATGTGAGCCGCCCCAAGCCAATGACAGTCTTCTGGTCATCCGCTGCTCAGAGCATGACCAAACGCCCAATGAAGGGAATGCTTACTGGCCCAGTCACCATTCTCAACTGGTCCTTTGTCAGAAACGACCAGCCAAG ATCGGAGACCACCTACCAGATTGCTTTGGCCATCAAGGATGAAGTCGAAGACCTTGAGAAGGCTGGCATTAATGTTATCCAAATTGATGAGGCTGCTTTGCGTGAGGGTCTCCCATTGAGGAAGTCAGAGCAAGCTCATTACTTGGACTGGGCCGTCCACGCCTTCAGAATCACCAACGTCGGTGTTCAGGATACCACCCAG ATCCACACCCACATGTGCTACTCCAACTTCAACGATATTATTCACTCCATCATTGACATGGATGCTGATGTTATCACCATTGAGAACTCTCGTTCTGATGAGAAGCTTCTTTCAGTGTTCCGTGAAGGAGTTAAGTATGGTGCCGGTATTGGCCCAGGTGTGTATGACATCCACTCCCCAAGGATTCCACCAACCGAGGAGATTGCCGACAGGATCAACAAGATGCTTGCAGTGCTGGAGAAGAACATCTTGTGGGTCAACCCTGACTGTGGTCTCAAGACCCGTAAGTACACTGAGGTGAAGCCAGCCCTCACCAACATGGTTGCTGCTGCCAAACTTATCCGCAACGAGCTTGCCAAGTGA